One window of Pseudomonas urmiensis genomic DNA carries:
- a CDS encoding LysR family transcriptional regulator, whose amino-acid sequence MIETRLLRQFIAVAEELHFHKAAIRLHMAQPPLSQAINRLEEKLGFSLFLRNKRGVKLTAAGMAFLETAYRTLKELEQGIEYARNVSEGICGKLTITAISIAYYESLLNSLRRFRETYPNVRLTIREMPSASQATALMAGEADIAFMRKLPMPPDLIESRLILNEQIVMALPAHHEKARQSTVDLRDFAEEDFVFTPQVLGNGYFSQLMALCEAAGFYPKVVQEAGQIHTLIGLVACGFGVALVPESIAHSTLRDRVLFRPIKPVNEQPNPSMGLYMNWNSQNASPALGSFISMLDLGAPKRFSDTLLDLATQEEIVRRELHR is encoded by the coding sequence ATGATCGAGACACGTTTGCTCAGGCAGTTCATCGCCGTGGCCGAGGAGCTGCACTTTCACAAGGCAGCCATTCGCCTGCACATGGCGCAACCGCCCCTGAGCCAAGCGATCAACCGACTCGAGGAGAAGCTTGGCTTCAGCCTGTTCCTGCGCAACAAGCGCGGGGTCAAGCTCACAGCGGCCGGGATGGCTTTCCTGGAAACCGCGTATCGCACCCTCAAGGAGCTCGAACAAGGCATCGAGTATGCGCGCAATGTCTCCGAGGGTATCTGCGGCAAGCTGACCATCACGGCCATTTCCATCGCTTACTACGAATCACTGCTCAATTCGCTGCGGCGCTTTCGCGAAACCTACCCCAACGTGCGCCTGACCATCCGCGAAATGCCCTCGGCCTCCCAGGCCACGGCGCTGATGGCCGGCGAAGCGGACATCGCCTTCATGCGCAAGCTGCCGATGCCGCCTGACCTGATCGAATCGCGCTTGATCCTTAACGAGCAGATCGTGATGGCCTTGCCGGCCCATCATGAAAAAGCCCGCCAGTCGACGGTCGATCTGCGTGATTTTGCCGAGGAAGATTTCGTTTTCACCCCGCAGGTATTGGGCAATGGTTACTTCAGCCAGCTGATGGCCCTGTGCGAAGCGGCCGGTTTCTATCCCAAGGTGGTGCAGGAAGCTGGCCAGATCCATACCCTGATCGGCCTGGTCGCGTGTGGCTTCGGGGTGGCGCTGGTGCCGGAGTCGATCGCCCACTCGACCCTGCGCGACCGGGTGCTGTTCCGCCCGATCAAACCGGTCAATGAACAACCCAACCCGAGCATGGGCCTGTACATGAACTGGAACAGCCAGAACGCCTCCCCTGCCCTGGGCAGCTTCATCTCGATGCTCGACCTGGGCGCGCCGAAGCGCTTCAGCGATACCCTGCTGGACCTCGCTACCCAGGAAGAGATCGTGCGCCGCGAACTACACCGCTAG
- the asnB gene encoding asparagine synthase (glutamine-hydrolyzing), whose product MCGITGWVDFTRDLEQQQPIIAAMTDTLALRGPDAHGSWRHRHALLGHRRLAIIDLAGGVQPMTYRFADGQQVALVYTGEVYNHNPLRERLQALGHQFQTRSDTEVVLHAYLQWGEACCEYLTGMFAFAVFDTRDGHLLLVRDRLGVKPLYYAQQGRGLLFGSEIKAILAHPEFAKALDMVGLVDGLSLSRATARTAFRGISELPPGHRLSWRPQGQVKVSRYWQLSRREHEDDLDSTVQRTRELLGKALGEQLYADVPVCSLLSGGLDSSILTAMAQGKLQAEHGATVNSFSVDFVGQAEQFQADSFRPERDEPYALAAAQFIGSQHQTILIDNRELVAGPAREAVYRANDSANTFGDVDTSLYLLFKAIRGHSTVAISGEAADEVFGGYAWFRDPQAIAAPRLPWLSRMQLLQADLINPEFNRLCDFAGYQDSAYHQALDRVEHLPGDSPHERRMREICHLHLHHWLPILLDRKDRLSMAASLEVRVPYTDHELVEYVYNVPWSIKGKDGQEKWLLKQACADLLPAAVLERKKSPYPTSANLAYERFLRDRIRLLLSDSHSPVFQVIDRAQLAAQLNQAQGYFNSQLRRNNLETALALDAWMRLHGLAV is encoded by the coding sequence ATGTGTGGAATTACAGGGTGGGTGGACTTCACCCGCGACCTTGAACAACAACAGCCCATCATCGCCGCCATGACCGACACCCTGGCCCTGCGCGGCCCGGATGCCCATGGCAGCTGGCGCCACCGCCACGCGTTGTTGGGGCACCGGCGGCTGGCGATCATCGACCTGGCCGGTGGCGTGCAGCCGATGACCTACCGGTTCGCCGACGGCCAGCAAGTGGCGCTGGTGTACACCGGCGAAGTCTACAACCACAACCCGCTGCGCGAACGCCTGCAGGCGCTGGGGCACCAGTTCCAGACCCGCAGCGATACCGAAGTGGTGCTACACGCTTATCTGCAGTGGGGCGAGGCCTGCTGCGAGTACCTCACGGGGATGTTCGCCTTCGCCGTGTTCGACACGCGTGACGGGCATTTGCTGCTGGTGCGCGACCGCCTGGGGGTCAAGCCGCTGTATTACGCGCAGCAGGGGCGAGGGCTGCTGTTTGGCTCGGAAATCAAGGCCATCCTGGCCCACCCGGAGTTCGCCAAAGCGCTGGATATGGTCGGCCTGGTGGATGGCCTGAGCCTGTCACGCGCTACAGCGCGCACGGCGTTTCGCGGCATCAGCGAGCTGCCGCCCGGGCATCGTTTGTCCTGGCGCCCGCAAGGCCAGGTCAAGGTCAGTCGCTATTGGCAACTGAGCCGGCGCGAGCATGAAGATGACCTCGACAGCACAGTGCAGCGCACGCGCGAGCTGCTCGGCAAGGCGCTCGGCGAGCAGCTCTATGCTGACGTGCCGGTATGCTCGCTGCTGTCCGGCGGGCTGGATTCAAGCATTCTCACTGCCATGGCCCAGGGTAAGCTGCAGGCCGAGCATGGCGCTACGGTCAATTCGTTCTCGGTGGATTTTGTCGGCCAGGCCGAGCAGTTCCAGGCCGATAGCTTTCGCCCCGAGCGTGATGAGCCCTATGCGCTGGCCGCTGCCCAGTTCATTGGCAGCCAGCACCAGACTATCTTGATCGACAACCGCGAGCTGGTCGCAGGGCCCGCGCGCGAGGCGGTGTACCGGGCCAACGATTCGGCCAATACCTTCGGAGACGTCGATACCTCGCTGTACCTGCTGTTCAAGGCGATTCGCGGGCATTCCACGGTGGCGATCTCCGGTGAAGCGGCCGATGAGGTGTTTGGCGGCTATGCCTGGTTCCGCGATCCGCAGGCGATTGCCGCGCCGCGCTTGCCTTGGCTGTCGCGCATGCAACTGCTGCAAGCCGACCTGATCAACCCTGAGTTCAATCGCTTGTGCGACTTTGCCGGGTATCAGGACAGCGCCTACCACCAGGCGTTGGACCGGGTCGAGCATCTGCCCGGCGACAGCCCGCACGAGCGAAGGATGCGGGAGATCTGCCACCTGCACCTGCATCACTGGCTGCCGATCCTGCTCGATCGCAAGGACCGTTTGAGCATGGCCGCAAGCCTTGAGGTGCGGGTGCCGTATACCGACCACGAACTGGTGGAGTACGTCTATAACGTGCCCTGGTCGATCAAGGGCAAGGATGGCCAGGAGAAGTGGTTGCTCAAGCAGGCCTGTGCCGACTTGCTGCCCGCTGCGGTGCTGGAACGCAAGAAAAGCCCTTACCCGACCTCGGCCAACCTGGCGTATGAGCGGTTCTTGCGTGATCGCATCCGGCTGCTGCTGAGCGATTCACACAGCCCGGTGTTCCAGGTCATCGACCGCGCCCAGCTGGCGGCGCAGCTCAACCAGGCGCAGGGTTATTTCAATTCGCAGTTACGCCGTAACAACCTGGAAACGGCCTTGGCGCTGGATGCCTGGATGCGCCTGCATGGGCTAGCGGTGTAG
- a CDS encoding amidase family protein produces the protein MSHVKTEDAIAAYLADCGADPAHGRQPPQYLALSLRERHARLEANPALAAEWAEQYEQWSVHADHHYRCLVSSRAVAAPWYRLGVKDTVDVAGLPTRLGLRSYRHYPARSAEALTWLDPRVALTCKVTTTELNIAFGGGCRNPRFPTIDPSGSSTGSAVSVAAGLCDISLGTDVLGSVRWPASHNGMVGLRMTQKAQSLAGVFPLSPRMDALGWVTRTADDLDFLFPLLGIEGLLGEQQPLKQHYRVGFLSHVHEPGLTSAQMLAMLDKTRHAMTELGMRQSEVQMPELWACRGDAWQLCARDAWLASAAWQQAFDCELHWSTQSALAVGAGVSDSEYQRIHQRMDQIRGGIDAWFDAAEVDFVVFPMDPNRPFDLRHPQPGDSTIPSPADADYAQKISFTPLASFSGLPAITVPISQSTDGKAALAVQIMGRRDSERQLLDIAKRLQALVGLVPADTQAQ, from the coding sequence ATGTCACACGTTAAAACCGAAGATGCCATTGCCGCTTACTTGGCCGACTGTGGCGCCGATCCAGCGCATGGCCGGCAGCCGCCGCAGTACCTGGCGCTGAGCCTGCGCGAACGCCACGCACGCCTGGAGGCCAACCCGGCTCTGGCCGCTGAATGGGCTGAGCAGTACGAGCAGTGGTCCGTGCATGCCGATCACCATTATCGCTGCCTGGTCAGTAGCCGAGCGGTCGCAGCGCCCTGGTATCGCCTAGGCGTCAAGGACACGGTCGACGTGGCTGGCCTGCCGACCCGCCTGGGCCTGCGCAGCTACCGCCATTACCCGGCGCGCAGCGCCGAGGCGCTAACCTGGCTGGACCCACGCGTGGCGCTGACCTGCAAGGTCACCACCACCGAGCTGAACATTGCCTTTGGCGGCGGTTGTCGCAACCCGCGTTTCCCCACGATCGACCCTTCAGGCTCCAGCACGGGCTCGGCGGTGTCGGTGGCAGCGGGGCTGTGTGATATCTCGTTGGGCACCGACGTGCTCGGCTCGGTACGTTGGCCTGCATCGCACAACGGCATGGTCGGCCTGCGCATGACGCAAAAGGCCCAGAGCCTGGCCGGGGTGTTCCCGCTGTCGCCCCGCATGGATGCCTTGGGCTGGGTGACGCGCACCGCTGACGACCTCGACTTCCTGTTTCCCTTGCTGGGCATCGAAGGCCTGCTCGGCGAGCAGCAACCCCTCAAACAGCACTACCGGGTCGGCTTTCTCAGCCATGTGCACGAGCCGGGCCTGACCAGCGCGCAGATGCTGGCCATGCTCGACAAGACCCGCCATGCCATGACTGAGCTGGGCATGCGCCAAAGCGAGGTGCAGATGCCTGAACTGTGGGCCTGCCGTGGCGACGCCTGGCAGCTGTGCGCACGCGATGCCTGGCTGGCTTCGGCAGCCTGGCAACAGGCCTTCGACTGTGAGCTGCACTGGTCGACGCAAAGCGCCCTGGCCGTAGGCGCCGGGGTGAGCGACAGCGAATACCAGCGCATTCACCAGCGTATGGATCAGATTCGTGGCGGGATTGACGCCTGGTTCGACGCTGCCGAGGTCGACTTCGTGGTGTTCCCGATGGACCCCAACCGGCCATTCGACCTGCGTCATCCGCAGCCCGGCGACTCGACCATCCCGTCGCCAGCAGACGCCGATTACGCGCAGAAAATCAGTTTTACCCCGCTGGCCAGCTTCAGCGGCCTGCCGGCGATCACCGTGCCGATCAGCCAGAGCACGGATGGCAAGGCGGCGCTGGCGGTGCAGATCATGGGCCGGCGCGACAGTGAACGGCAGTTGCTGGATATCGCCAAGCGCTTGCAAGCGCTGGTCGGCCTGGTGCCGGCAGACACCCAGGCACAGTAG